One genomic window of Halolamina sediminis includes the following:
- a CDS encoding Hsp20/alpha crystallin family protein yields MRRDDREDPFGDIFDEIERMMGGGPEDDGADAHVDAFDEGDQLRLVADLPGAEKEEISLQCDGETLTIAAGEYRERVRLPTRVDEHSAEATFNNGVLEVSFEKLDDAADIDLS; encoded by the coding sequence ATGCGTAGGGACGACCGCGAAGACCCGTTCGGCGACATCTTCGACGAGATCGAGCGGATGATGGGTGGTGGCCCGGAGGACGACGGCGCCGACGCGCACGTCGACGCCTTCGACGAGGGCGACCAGCTCCGGCTCGTCGCGGACCTCCCCGGCGCGGAGAAAGAGGAGATCTCGCTGCAGTGTGACGGCGAGACGCTGACGATCGCCGCCGGCGAGTACCGCGAGCGCGTGCGGCTCCCGACCCGAGTCGACGAACACTCCGCGGAGGCGACGTTCAACAACGGCGTACTCGAAGTCAGCTTCGAGAAGCTCGACGACGCCGCCGACATCGACCTCTCCTAG
- a CDS encoding phosphoglycerate kinase, with translation MGSFATLDAFDERFSEARVLVRLDLNSPIEDGTVRDNRRFERHARTVAELADAGHRVICLAHQGRPGRDDFTHLDQHAGVLAAHLDRDVQFVDDICGPTAIDAIEDADPGDVLLLDNVRMDDDELADREPEDHAQSRLVTRLAEAADAYVNDAYSAAHRGHASLVGFPYALPAYAGRVMETEYDANSAIATREFDGQVTMVVGGTKATDVIQVMDAIGDKVDAFCLGGIAGELFLRAAGHSVGYDIGDSDRYDQQWAENEETIRSVLDERGDQIHLPLDLAYENEYGGRAEIALWQIDEKSTSFLDIGSASIDTFQEIVADSEAVFVKGALGVFEDERFADGTVEVLEQIAETDCFSVVGGGDTSRAIGMYGLEEAQFSHVSIAGGAYIRALTGEPLVAVEALAANRPE, from the coding sequence ATGGGTTCTTTCGCGACGCTCGACGCGTTCGACGAGCGGTTCTCCGAGGCGCGGGTACTGGTCCGACTCGACCTCAACTCCCCGATCGAGGACGGCACGGTCCGGGACAACCGCCGGTTCGAGCGCCACGCCCGAACCGTCGCCGAGCTGGCCGACGCCGGCCACCGGGTGATCTGTCTGGCCCACCAGGGTCGCCCCGGCCGCGACGACTTCACGCATCTCGACCAGCACGCCGGCGTGCTCGCCGCCCACCTCGACCGGGACGTCCAGTTCGTCGACGACATCTGCGGGCCGACCGCAATCGACGCGATCGAGGACGCCGACCCCGGCGACGTGCTGTTGCTCGACAACGTCCGGATGGACGACGACGAACTCGCCGACCGCGAGCCCGAGGACCACGCCCAGTCGCGGCTGGTCACTCGCCTCGCCGAGGCCGCGGACGCCTACGTCAACGACGCCTACTCCGCGGCCCACCGCGGTCACGCCTCCCTCGTCGGTTTCCCGTACGCGCTCCCAGCCTACGCCGGCCGGGTGATGGAGACGGAGTACGACGCCAACTCCGCGATCGCCACCCGCGAGTTCGACGGACAGGTGACGATGGTCGTCGGCGGCACCAAGGCGACCGACGTGATTCAGGTGATGGACGCGATCGGCGACAAGGTCGACGCGTTCTGTCTGGGCGGCATCGCTGGCGAGCTGTTCCTCCGTGCGGCCGGCCACTCCGTCGGCTACGACATCGGCGACTCGGACCGCTACGACCAGCAGTGGGCCGAGAACGAGGAGACGATCCGCTCGGTACTCGACGAGCGCGGCGACCAGATCCACCTGCCGCTGGATCTGGCCTACGAGAACGAGTACGGCGGCCGCGCCGAGATCGCGCTCTGGCAGATCGACGAGAAGAGCACCTCCTTTCTCGACATCGGTTCGGCGTCGATCGACACCTTCCAGGAGATCGTCGCCGACAGCGAGGCGGTGTTCGTGAAGGGCGCGCTGGGCGTGTTCGAGGACGAGCGTTTCGCCGACGGCACCGTCGAGGTGCTCGAACAGATCGCCGAGACCGACTGCTTCTCGGTCGTCGGCGGCGGCGACACCTCCCGCGCGATCGGGATGTACGGGCTCGAGGAGGCGCAGTTCTCACACGTCTCGATCGCTGGCGGGGCGTACATCCGCGCGCTCACGGGCGAGCCGCTGGTTGCCGTCGAGGCGCTGGCAGCGAACCGGCCCGAGTAG
- a CDS encoding ribosome biogenesis/translation initiation ATPase RLI produces MSSDSIAVVDLDRCQPDRCNYECQNFCPPNRTGKECITLRGEDADEGDPDQIHISEEICLGESCGICVEKCPFDAIEIINLPSELDQEPVHRYGENAFSLYGLPTPEPGNVTGILGPNGIGKSTAVHALAGEMTPNLGEFEGEADWEAVLDRYRGTELQTYLQDLIDGEISVARKPQYVDQIPNQFDGEVRQLLERTDERGELDYLVDELSIRPVMDQDIDSISGGELQRVAIAAALARDVDFYFLDEITPYLDISQRMTAARLIREMADSGERSMLVVEHDLAILDLLADTLHITYGEPGAYGVVTDPKSVRNGINEYLTGYLDNENMRIRPEEITFEQHAPRAATKGEPLVEYPEMRKSYGEGEFSLDVESGTIYESEVLGVVGPNGIGKSTLAKMFTGALAPDEGELDTRLDIAYKPQYIEIDQPMRVDAFLSSITDQFGSSYWNTEIAQPLQLEGIMEQNLDDLSGGERQRVAIAACLSEDADLYLLDEPSAHLDVEQRVQATSAIRRYTENHDATAMVIDHDIYMIDLLSDRLMVFDGEPAQHGTARPPQEMRAGMNDFLADLDITFRRDERTGRPRINKPGSQKDREQKRNGEYYYSD; encoded by the coding sequence ATGTCGAGCGACAGTATCGCGGTCGTGGATCTGGACCGCTGCCAGCCCGACCGATGTAACTACGAGTGTCAGAACTTCTGCCCGCCCAACCGGACGGGCAAGGAGTGCATCACGCTCCGGGGTGAGGACGCCGACGAGGGCGACCCCGACCAGATCCACATCTCCGAGGAGATCTGTCTGGGTGAGTCCTGCGGGATCTGCGTCGAGAAGTGTCCGTTCGACGCGATCGAGATCATCAACCTCCCGTCGGAGCTCGACCAGGAGCCGGTTCACCGCTACGGCGAGAACGCGTTCTCGTTGTACGGGCTGCCGACGCCCGAGCCGGGGAACGTCACCGGGATCCTCGGCCCGAACGGGATCGGGAAGTCGACTGCCGTCCACGCGCTGGCCGGCGAGATGACGCCGAACCTCGGCGAGTTCGAGGGGGAGGCCGACTGGGAGGCGGTGCTCGACCGCTACCGCGGCACGGAGCTCCAGACGTACCTCCAGGACCTGATCGACGGCGAGATCTCCGTCGCGCGCAAGCCCCAGTACGTCGACCAGATCCCCAACCAGTTCGACGGCGAGGTCCGGCAGCTGCTCGAACGGACCGACGAGCGGGGCGAACTCGACTACCTCGTCGACGAGCTCTCGATCCGGCCGGTGATGGATCAGGACATCGACTCCATCTCGGGCGGGGAGCTCCAGCGCGTCGCGATCGCGGCGGCGCTGGCCCGCGACGTCGACTTCTACTTCCTCGACGAGATCACCCCCTACCTCGACATCAGTCAGCGGATGACCGCCGCACGGCTGATCCGCGAGATGGCCGACTCCGGCGAGCGCTCGATGCTCGTCGTCGAGCACGACCTCGCGATCCTCGACCTGCTTGCGGACACGCTCCACATCACCTACGGGGAACCCGGGGCGTACGGCGTCGTCACCGACCCCAAGTCGGTCCGCAACGGCATCAACGAGTACCTCACGGGCTACCTCGACAACGAGAACATGCGCATCCGCCCCGAGGAGATCACCTTCGAGCAGCACGCGCCGCGTGCCGCGACGAAGGGCGAGCCCCTCGTCGAGTACCCCGAGATGCGCAAGTCCTACGGCGAGGGCGAGTTCTCGCTCGACGTCGAGTCCGGGACGATCTACGAGTCGGAGGTGCTGGGCGTCGTCGGCCCGAACGGGATCGGGAAGTCGACGCTCGCGAAGATGTTCACCGGCGCGCTGGCGCCCGACGAGGGTGAACTCGACACGCGGCTCGACATCGCGTACAAGCCGCAGTACATCGAGATCGATCAGCCGATGCGTGTCGACGCGTTCCTCTCCTCGATCACCGACCAGTTTGGCTCCTCCTACTGGAACACCGAGATCGCCCAGCCGCTCCAGCTGGAGGGGATCATGGAGCAGAACCTCGACGACCTCTCGGGCGGGGAGCGCCAGCGCGTCGCGATCGCGGCGTGTCTCTCGGAGGACGCCGACCTCTACCTGCTCGACGAGCCCTCGGCCCACCTCGACGTGGAGCAGCGCGTGCAGGCTACCTCGGCGATCCGCCGGTACACCGAGAACCACGACGCGACGGCGATGGTGATCGACCACGACATCTACATGATCGACCTGCTGTCGGACCGCCTGATGGTGTTCGACGGCGAGCCCGCCCAGCACGGGACCGCCCGCCCGCCACAGGAGATGCGCGCGGGGATGAACGACTTCCTCGCGGATCTGGACATCACGTTCCGCCGCGACGAGCGCACGGGGCGGCCGCGGATCAACAAGCCGGGGAGTCAGAAGGACCGCGAGCAGAAGCGGAACGGCGAGTACTACTACTCGGACTGA
- a CDS encoding EMC6-like membrane protein, whose translation MATESSRGLSDHVRGVTVTTLACLSGVVATAVSGVVFADPTSVGMTTQLAVVAAFVIVQQPILYAIGVDIGEFGIKDNLYIAFMTFALWFLSYTVVLSTGVSF comes from the coding sequence ATGGCTACGGAGAGTTCTCGCGGGCTTTCGGATCACGTCCGCGGGGTGACCGTCACGACCCTCGCCTGTCTGTCCGGCGTGGTCGCGACCGCCGTGAGCGGGGTGGTGTTCGCCGACCCCACGTCGGTGGGGATGACGACCCAGCTGGCGGTCGTCGCGGCGTTCGTGATCGTCCAGCAGCCGATCCTCTACGCGATCGGCGTCGACATCGGCGAGTTCGGGATCAAGGACAACCTCTACATCGCGTTCATGACGTTCGCGCTCTGGTTCCTGAGCTACACCGTCGTGCTCTCGACCGGAGTGAGCTTCTGA
- a CDS encoding ATP-grasp domain-containing protein codes for MLRLAVATQRETYERIRDPLAERDIEVVPVRASERTLSLSSPDLPSVDAGLVFPSRLMEGGAVAVALGVPWVNDREAILTSRNKAEVLAALSAADIPTPETTLVSNPVEDESVAAAAESLQARVDAAELVIKPNSTTRGVGVARVADPDSLLGVTDYLDLVHDFRATGDRSFLLQEYLPDARDYRAMIVDGEYAGAVERRLPESETAAGKWKHNVHRGAVAEGVSLSKDARELAERTADVLEIDYLGVDLLETDDRLVVNETNARPTVDDATKYEPEFYDQLAELIRKTAESR; via the coding sequence ATGCTCCGGCTCGCCGTCGCAACCCAGCGAGAAACCTACGAGCGCATCCGCGACCCCCTCGCCGAGCGCGACATCGAGGTGGTCCCCGTCCGCGCCAGCGAGCGCACGCTCTCGCTCTCCTCGCCCGACCTCCCGAGCGTCGACGCGGGTCTCGTCTTCCCGTCACGCTTGATGGAGGGCGGCGCCGTCGCGGTCGCGCTCGGCGTCCCGTGGGTGAACGACCGCGAGGCGATCCTCACCTCCCGCAACAAGGCGGAGGTGCTCGCCGCGCTCTCGGCGGCCGATATCCCGACCCCCGAGACGACGCTGGTCTCGAACCCCGTCGAAGACGAGAGTGTTGCCGCCGCGGCCGAGAGCCTCCAGGCCCGTGTCGACGCCGCAGAGCTCGTCATCAAACCCAACTCCACCACCCGCGGCGTCGGCGTCGCCCGCGTGGCGGATCCGGACTCGCTGCTCGGCGTGACTGACTACCTCGACCTCGTCCACGACTTCCGGGCGACCGGCGACCGATCGTTCCTGCTCCAGGAGTACCTCCCCGACGCCCGTGATTACCGCGCGATGATCGTCGACGGCGAGTACGCCGGCGCCGTGGAGCGCCGGCTGCCCGAGTCCGAGACCGCCGCGGGCAAGTGGAAACACAACGTCCACCGCGGCGCAGTCGCCGAGGGCGTCTCGCTCTCGAAAGATGCTCGCGAACTCGCAGAGAGAACGGCCGACGTGCTGGAGATCGACTACCTCGGCGTGGATCTGCTCGAAACCGACGACCGGCTCGTGGTCAACGAGACCAACGCGCGCCCGACCGTCGACGATGCGACGAAGTACGAGCCGGAGTTCTACGATCAGTTGGCAGAATTGATCCGGAAGACGGCCGAGAGCCGCTAG
- a CDS encoding DUF7533 family protein — MRLGLLETVGVAGSLVFAIPLGIYAVERLLGGDTAVGGAFLAIAALMVLLPKYLTTPGDLPGMAAERAVEGVVTNPEESDEEQ; from the coding sequence ATGCGACTCGGCCTGTTGGAGACCGTCGGCGTCGCGGGCAGCCTCGTGTTCGCGATCCCGTTGGGAATCTACGCGGTCGAGCGACTGCTCGGCGGCGACACCGCCGTCGGCGGAGCCTTTCTCGCGATCGCGGCGCTGATGGTGCTACTCCCCAAGTATCTGACCACGCCCGGCGACCTGCCGGGGATGGCCGCCGAGCGCGCGGTCGAAGGGGTCGTCACCAACCCCGAGGAGTCGGACGAGGAGCAGTAG
- a CDS encoding riboflavin synthase, giving the protein MFTGIVERTGEITDVSETEDGRRLTVAASGLDDLHHGQSISVSGVCLTVEAFDPEGGWFEVFLAAETVEKTYLGELGVEDAVNVERALPADGRFDGHVVQGHVDTTATVEAIEQVGEDWRYTFSLPESVSQYVVSKGSIAVDGISLTVAERDEGRFEVAIIPATREITTLSEKSVGDPVHLEVDVVAKYVERMTQGYQ; this is encoded by the coding sequence GTGTTCACCGGCATCGTCGAGCGGACGGGCGAGATCACCGACGTGAGCGAGACCGAAGACGGGCGCCGCCTCACTGTCGCGGCGTCCGGGCTGGACGATCTCCACCACGGCCAGTCGATCAGCGTCAGCGGCGTTTGCCTGACCGTCGAGGCGTTCGATCCGGAGGGGGGTTGGTTCGAGGTGTTCCTCGCGGCGGAGACGGTCGAGAAAACGTACCTCGGCGAGCTCGGCGTCGAGGACGCCGTCAACGTCGAGCGCGCGCTCCCGGCGGACGGCCGCTTCGACGGGCACGTGGTTCAGGGTCACGTCGACACCACGGCGACGGTCGAAGCGATCGAGCAGGTCGGCGAGGACTGGCGCTACACGTTCTCGCTGCCCGAGTCGGTCAGCCAGTACGTCGTCTCGAAGGGATCGATCGCGGTCGACGGGATCAGCCTCACCGTCGCCGAGCGCGACGAGGGGCGCTTCGAAGTCGCGATCATTCCCGCCACCCGAGAGATCACGACGCTGTCGGAGAAGTCGGTTGGCGACCCGGTCCACTTGGAGGTCGACGTGGTCGCGAAGTACGTCGAGCGGATGACGCAAGGCTACCAGTGA
- a CDS encoding MarR family transcriptional regulator: MTETDEEALDDLPPSAKLVFKVLEYDGPLTQKGIVEESMLSARTVRYALERLEGIGVVDEDVYFADARQNLYQLNPPEPMQADCGADACSGQAD, translated from the coding sequence ATGACCGAGACAGACGAGGAGGCCCTCGACGACCTCCCGCCAAGCGCCAAGCTCGTGTTCAAAGTGCTCGAGTACGACGGTCCGCTGACCCAGAAGGGGATCGTCGAGGAGTCGATGCTCTCCGCTCGGACGGTCCGGTACGCGCTCGAACGCCTGGAGGGGATCGGCGTCGTGGACGAGGACGTCTACTTCGCCGACGCCCGCCAGAACCTCTATCAGCTGAACCCACCAGAGCCGATGCAGGCTGACTGCGGCGCCGACGCTTGCTCGGGCCAAGCCGACTGA